In a genomic window of Cynocephalus volans isolate mCynVol1 chromosome 1, mCynVol1.pri, whole genome shotgun sequence:
- the STX19 gene encoding syntaxin-19, producing MKDRLQELKQRTKEIELSRDGHVSTTEAVEQGVFLQQAVIYERELVAERYLHEIQKLQDSINNLADDVQKFGQQQKSMMASMRRFSLLKRESSTTKEIKIQAEHINRGLDDLVKEVKKSESENGPSSVVTRILKSQHAAMFRHFQQTMFLYNDTIASKQEKCKTFIVRQLEVAGKEVPEEELNDMLHQGKWEVFNESLLTEINITKAQLSEIEQRHKELINLENQIMDLRDLFIQISLLVEEQGESINNIEMTVNSTKEYVNSTKEKFGLAVKYKKRNPCRVLCCWCCPCCASK from the coding sequence atgaAAGACCGACTTCAAGAACTAAAGCAGAGAACAAAGGAAATTGAACTCTCTAGAGATGGTCATGTGTCAACTACAGAAGCAGTGGAACAAGGGGTGTTTCTGCAGCAAGCTGTTATTTATGAAAGAGAGCTTGTAGCTGAGAGATACCTTCATGAGATCCAAAAACTACAGGACAGTATTAACAATCTGGCAGATGATGTTCAAAAATTTGGGCAACAACAGAAAAGTATGATGGCTTCGATGAGAAGGTTTAGTCTACTTAAGAGAGAATCTAGCACTACAAAGGAGATAAAAATCCAAGCAGAACACATTAACAGAGGTTTGGATGATTTAGTTAAAGAAGTTAAAAAGTCAGAGTCCGAAAATGGCCCATCATCAGTGGTCACTAGAATACTTAAATCTCAGCATGCTGCGATGTTCCGCCATTTTCAGCAAACCATGTTTTTATACAATGACACAATAGCATCAAAGCAAGAGAAGTGCAAGACATTTATTGTCCGTCAGCTTGAGGTTGCTGGAAAAGAAGTACCTGAAGAAGAACTAAATGACATGCTTCATCAAGGAAAATGGGAAGTTTTTAATGAAAGCTTACTTACAGAAATCAATATCACTAAAGCACAACTCTCAGAGATTGAACAAAGACACAAGGAACTTATTAATTTGGAGAACCAAATAATGGATTTAAGGGATCTTTTTATTCAGATATCTCTTTTAGTAGAGGAACAAGGAGAAAGCATCAACAATATTGAAATGACAGTGAATAGTACAAAAGAATACGTTAACAGTACTAAAGAGAAATTCGGACTAGCTgtcaaatacaaaaaaagaaatccttgCAGGGTATTGTGTTGCTGGTGCTGTCCCTGCTGtgcctcaaaataa